A section of the Asticcacaulis sp. EMRT-3 genome encodes:
- a CDS encoding glucokinase, translated as MTDFVLLSDISNGSSLKLALARRGQRPDATTQYACNSLDGFKTAISDFLDDRGKPQLAGAAISAAGWERGGVIKLPNHGFSINRNDMRAFLDTQRVNLVNDFVAKALAIPRLKDSERVQICGGDPVEEQVIAVIGPHNGLGMSALAPDGMGNWTAMPTEGGHSDLAATNDLEDQVLRVLAQKYGHVSRERVISIPGLSDLWRALSIIDGDENEAPSPEEIIARASAEDTRAHQVIDLSMGWFAAMASDVALILGARGGVYLSGDLLDMIGDLFDVEAFVKRYSDKGRLSGYVAEIPVFKPAAHDMEVIGLATLFD; from the coding sequence ATGACCGATTTCGTGTTGTTGAGCGATATCAGTAATGGGAGTTCTTTAAAACTGGCACTGGCGCGGCGCGGGCAAAGACCTGACGCCACGACGCAATATGCCTGTAACAGTCTTGATGGTTTTAAAACCGCCATCAGCGATTTTCTTGATGATCGGGGCAAGCCGCAACTGGCCGGTGCGGCCATTTCCGCCGCCGGCTGGGAGCGCGGCGGGGTGATCAAGCTGCCCAATCATGGGTTTTCGATCAACCGCAATGACATGCGCGCCTTTCTCGATACGCAGCGCGTCAATCTGGTCAATGATTTCGTCGCCAAGGCCCTGGCCATTCCGCGCCTGAAGGACAGCGAGCGTGTGCAGATTTGTGGCGGCGATCCGGTTGAGGAACAGGTGATCGCCGTCATCGGGCCGCATAACGGGCTGGGCATGTCAGCTCTGGCACCCGATGGCATGGGCAACTGGACGGCTATGCCGACAGAGGGCGGCCATTCCGATCTGGCCGCCACCAATGATCTCGAAGATCAGGTCTTGCGCGTTCTGGCCCAAAAATACGGCCATGTGTCGCGCGAACGGGTCATTTCGATTCCGGGTCTGAGCGATTTGTGGCGCGCCCTTTCCATTATCGACGGCGATGAGAACGAAGCGCCGAGCCCGGAGGAGATTATCGCCCGCGCCTCGGCTGAGGATACGCGCGCCCATCAGGTCATCGATCTGAGCATGGGCTGGTTCGCCGCTATGGCTTCGGACGTGGCGCTGATTCTGGGGGCGCGCGGCGGCGTTTATCTGTCCGGCGACCTGCTCGATATGATCGGCGATCTGTTCGATGTCGAGGCCTTTGTCAAACGCTACAGCGACAAGGGGCGTTTGAGCGGCTATGTGGCGGAGATACCGGTTTTCAAACCCGCCGCCCACGATATGGAGGTCATCGGCCTGGCCACGCTTTTCGATTGA
- the mscL gene encoding large-conductance mechanosensitive channel protein MscL — MSIASEFKTFLMRGNVIDLAVGVVIGGAFGKIVTSLVNDIIMPPIGILTGGVDFSKLKWVLKAADPLTKTPETAIGYGMFINTLIQFLIIGAAIFMVVKAINKLMPPPPPPPPANTPSQEELLANILAELKAQNAK, encoded by the coding sequence ATGAGCATTGCATCCGAATTTAAAACCTTCCTGATGCGCGGCAATGTCATCGACCTCGCCGTCGGTGTGGTGATCGGCGGCGCCTTCGGCAAGATCGTCACCTCGCTGGTCAATGACATCATCATGCCGCCGATTGGAATCCTGACCGGTGGTGTCGATTTTTCCAAGCTGAAATGGGTGCTGAAAGCCGCCGATCCGCTGACCAAAACGCCGGAAACGGCGATTGGCTACGGCATGTTCATCAATACGCTGATCCAGTTCCTGATCATCGGTGCGGCTATTTTCATGGTGGTCAAGGCGATCAACAAGCTGATGCCGCCACCCCCGCCGCCGCCGCCCGCCAATACGCCGAGCCAGGAAGAGTTGCTGGCCAATATTCTGGCCGAACTGAAGGCGCAAAACGCGAAATAA
- the cmk gene encoding (d)CMP kinase gives MNSPLIIAFDGPAASGKGTLAAAIAADYGLPCLDTGLLYRAVGHIAQTKNIDPALAAAHIDADLLADAVLRGRHAGELASRVAAIPEVRAALWQYQVDFARQPGGAVLDGRDIGTVIAPDAPVKLFVTAAPEVRAARRWKQLVQANPALTLDEVLEDIRIRDARDSSRSSAPLEKAADALLLDTTDLGIEAAIATARSLVKSRL, from the coding sequence GTGAATTCCCCCCTCATCATCGCCTTTGATGGCCCCGCCGCTTCGGGCAAGGGCACTTTGGCCGCGGCAATCGCCGCCGATTACGGCCTGCCGTGCCTCGATACGGGGCTTTTGTATCGCGCCGTCGGCCATATCGCCCAGACGAAAAACATCGACCCGGCCCTTGCCGCCGCCCATATCGACGCTGACCTGCTGGCCGATGCGGTTTTGCGCGGTCGCCACGCTGGTGAGCTGGCATCAAGAGTGGCCGCCATCCCCGAAGTGCGCGCCGCCCTTTGGCAGTATCAGGTCGATTTCGCCCGTCAGCCGGGCGGGGCGGTGCTGGATGGCCGCGACATCGGCACGGTGATCGCGCCCGATGCGCCGGTCAAACTGTTCGTCACCGCAGCACCTGAGGTGCGCGCCGCGCGGCGCTGGAAGCAGTTGGTTCAGGCCAATCCGGCGCTGACGCTCGACGAGGTTCTCGAAGATATTCGCATCCGTGACGCGCGTGATTCGTCGCGGTCAAGCGCGCCTTTGGAAAAAGCCGCCGACGCGCTCTTGCTAGATACGACCGACTTGGGTATAGAAGCGGCCATCGCAACTGCGCGATCCCTTGTGAAAAGCCGTTTGTAA
- a CDS encoding type II toxin-antitoxin system Phd/YefM family antitoxin — protein MDDASIGAGDFKAKCLKLLDEVAETRRPLIITKHGKPVARLVPMPPKKSLFGLMAGSVVYEGDIISPIDVEWDANK, from the coding sequence ATGGATGACGCTTCAATCGGTGCCGGCGATTTTAAAGCCAAATGCCTGAAATTGCTGGATGAGGTGGCGGAAACACGCCGACCTCTTATCATTACCAAGCACGGCAAGCCTGTGGCGCGGCTCGTGCCCATGCCGCCGAAGAAAAGCCTTTTCGGCTTAATGGCGGGTAGTGTTGTCTATGAGGGCGATATTATCTCGCCCATAGACGTGGAATGGGATGCAAATAAATGA
- the rpsA gene encoding 30S ribosomal protein S1 yields the protein MRQHTRRQRSRFTACSLQFGARLYGCLPIQPNFTKSHPRALSPSASRPHCRFRDHESRDTRQPETRMLMSDYNPSRDDFAALLDESMHGRDMLEGQVIHGLVVAVEKDYVMVDVGLKTEGRISTKEFGAEGANLKVGDNVEVYLERVENAMGEAVISRDKARREEAWTRLEAIFNKGEPVMGTIVGRVKGGFTVDMDGASGFLPGSQVDIRPVRDVAPLMGKEQPFAILKMDRPRGNIVVSRRAILEEARAEQRTELVGQLAEGEIRDGIVKNITDYGAFVDLGGIDGLLHVTDMSWKRVSHPSQVLNVGDSVKVQIIKINPDTQRISLGMKQLQSDPWENVDVKYPVGGKFSGRITNITDYGAFVELESGVEGLVHVSEMSWTKKNVHPGKIVSTSQEVEVVVLEVDAAKRRVSLGLKQAQENPWDAFLSAHPVGSTIEGEVKNATEFGLFIGFENDIDGMVHLSDLDWNLPGEEAIAKYKKGDIVKTKLLDVDVEKERISLGIKQLGSDPMTGDTFRKGQTVTVTVSEVTTGGIEVRFGDDDAPMSAFVRKSDLSRDRNEQRVERFAVGDRIDAQVTNIDKAARKVSVSIKALEMSAEKEAIEQYGSQDSGASLGDILGAALRDKAGS from the coding sequence TTGAGGCAGCACACGAGACGCCAGCGGAGCCGTTTTACGGCTTGCAGTTTACAATTTGGGGCCCGCCTTTATGGCTGCCTCCCAATCCAACCCAACTTTACAAAGTCGCACCCCCGCGCCCTTTCCCCGTCTGCGTCACGGCCTCACTGCCGTTTTCGGGATCATGAAAGCCGGGACACGCGCCAACCCGAAACAAGAATGCTTATGAGCGATTATAATCCTTCCCGCGACGATTTCGCCGCCCTGCTCGATGAATCGATGCATGGCCGCGACATGCTCGAGGGTCAGGTCATTCACGGCCTCGTCGTCGCCGTTGAAAAAGATTATGTCATGGTCGATGTCGGTCTGAAGACCGAAGGCCGTATCTCGACCAAGGAATTCGGTGCCGAGGGCGCCAATCTCAAGGTCGGCGACAATGTCGAAGTCTATCTTGAGCGCGTCGAAAACGCGATGGGCGAAGCGGTCATCAGCCGCGACAAGGCCCGCCGCGAGGAAGCCTGGACGCGCCTCGAAGCCATCTTCAACAAGGGCGAGCCCGTCATGGGCACCATCGTCGGCCGCGTCAAGGGCGGCTTCACCGTCGATATGGACGGCGCTTCCGGCTTCCTGCCCGGTTCGCAGGTCGATATTCGTCCGGTGCGCGATGTCGCGCCGCTGATGGGTAAGGAACAGCCTTTCGCCATCCTGAAAATGGACCGTCCGCGCGGCAATATCGTTGTGTCGCGCCGCGCCATCCTCGAAGAAGCCCGCGCCGAACAGCGCACCGAACTGGTGGGCCAACTGGCCGAGGGTGAAATCCGCGATGGTATCGTCAAGAACATCACCGATTACGGCGCCTTCGTCGATCTCGGCGGCATTGACGGCCTGCTGCACGTTACCGACATGTCGTGGAAGCGCGTGTCGCATCCGTCGCAGGTGCTCAATGTCGGCGACAGCGTCAAGGTTCAGATCATCAAGATCAACCCCGATACGCAGCGTATCTCGCTCGGCATGAAGCAGTTGCAGTCCGATCCGTGGGAAAATGTCGACGTCAAATATCCGGTCGGCGGCAAGTTCTCCGGTCGCATCACCAACATCACCGACTATGGCGCTTTCGTCGAGCTGGAATCGGGCGTCGAAGGCCTGGTGCACGTTTCGGAAATGTCGTGGACCAAGAAGAACGTCCATCCGGGCAAGATCGTCTCGACCTCGCAAGAGGTTGAGGTTGTCGTGCTCGAAGTCGATGCCGCCAAGCGCCGCGTTTCGCTCGGCCTCAAGCAGGCCCAGGAAAATCCGTGGGATGCTTTCTTAAGCGCCCATCCGGTCGGCTCCACCATCGAAGGCGAAGTCAAGAACGCCACCGAATTCGGCCTGTTCATCGGCTTCGAAAACGACATCGACGGCATGGTTCACCTGTCGGATCTCGACTGGAACCTGCCCGGCGAAGAAGCCATCGCCAAGTACAAGAAGGGCGACATCGTCAAGACGAAGCTGCTCGATGTGGATGTTGAAAAAGAGCGTATCTCGCTCGGCATCAAGCAACTGGGCTCCGATCCGATGACCGGCGATACCTTCCGCAAGGGCCAGACCGTCACCGTCACTGTATCCGAAGTCACGACCGGCGGCATCGAAGTGCGCTTCGGCGACGACGATGCGCCTATGTCAGCCTTCGTGCGCAAGTCCGACCTGTCGCGCGACCGTAACGAGCAGCGCGTTGAGCGCTTCGCTGTCGGCGACCGCATCGACGCCCAGGTGACCAATATCGACAAAGCGGCCCGCAAGGTCTCCGTGTCGATCAAGGCGCTGGAAATGTCGGCGGAAAAAGAAGCGATCGAGCAATATGGTTCGCAGGATTCGGGCGCTTCGCTCGGTGACATCCTGGGTGCCGCCCTGCGCGACAAGGCCGGTTCTTAA
- a CDS encoding integration host factor subunit beta yields MLKSELIERLASEYPHLTQKDVERVVNLILESMVSTLEKGGRVELRGFGALSVRSRPARAGRNPRTGEAVNVPAKHVPFFKSGKELRERLNLSGDDNA; encoded by the coding sequence ATGCTGAAATCCGAACTCATAGAGCGCCTGGCTTCCGAATACCCGCACCTTACGCAAAAAGATGTGGAGCGCGTGGTCAATCTCATCCTGGAATCGATGGTGAGCACGCTCGAAAAAGGTGGCCGTGTCGAGCTGCGCGGCTTTGGGGCCCTGTCGGTGCGGTCGCGCCCGGCGCGCGCCGGACGCAATCCGCGCACCGGCGAGGCGGTCAATGTGCCCGCCAAGCACGTGCCCTTCTTCAAGAGCGGCAAGGAATTGCGCGAGCGCCTGAATCTGTCGGGCGACGATAACGCCTGA
- a CDS encoding TIGR02300 family protein — protein MADPALGTKQVCPNCTAKFYDLGKHPAHCPRCDFEFDQEEVVRTRRSRARPVEPDYEDTDEDGEELAKTKAKGKTPGDEDDDDEEPEVTAPEIDEVVTDDPLLVDEDEDLDPADPARVNAPDTVDMEIEDADIGDDDDGDDVPFLEDDDDDFDEDIDLPGKDDDEDIV, from the coding sequence GTGGCTGATCCTGCCTTAGGTACCAAACAAGTTTGCCCGAACTGCACGGCGAAATTCTATGATCTCGGCAAGCATCCGGCGCATTGCCCGCGCTGCGATTTCGAATTCGATCAGGAAGAGGTCGTGCGCACCCGCCGTTCGCGCGCCCGCCCGGTCGAGCCGGATTACGAAGATACGGACGAGGATGGCGAAGAGCTGGCCAAGACCAAGGCCAAGGGCAAGACCCCCGGCGATGAGGACGACGATGACGAAGAGCCCGAAGTCACGGCACCCGAAATCGACGAAGTGGTGACCGACGATCCGTTGCTGGTTGATGAGGACGAGGATCTCGACCCTGCCGATCCGGCCCGTGTCAATGCGCCCGATACGGTCGATATGGAAATCGAGGACGCCGATATTGGCGACGACGATGATGGCGACGACGTGCCCTTCCTCGAAGACGACGACGACGATTTTGATGAAGACATAGACCTGCCCGGCAAGGATGACGACGAAGACATCGTTTAA
- the aroA gene encoding 3-phosphoshikimate 1-carboxyvinyltransferase, which translates to MPVRTRIAGKIALPGSKSITNRILLIAALAEGTSHISGALKSDDTTYMAQALRQLGVTVTQSGESDFTVVSTGTLKPSPEPLFLGNAGTAVRFLTAAAAHMDGTTVLTGDAHMQKRPIAPLVEALNAAGVTAAAPTGCPPVTVTSKGGFSRRAVSVDASLSSQYVSALMMAATRGDAPFRLSVRGGDIGARGYIDITLACMRAFGAEITQTEALGWEIANTPYAARDYRVEPDASAATYPWGINALLGADIDIGIAPEAMMQPDAKAYDYIKQFPNLPPVIDGSQMQDAIPTIAVLAAFNHHPVRFVGIANLRVKECDRINAVATELNRIQPGLAQEIGDDLLITPDRSLMGRKVEADIHTYHDHRIAMAFALAALVIDGLRILDPGCTAKTWPGYWRDLQSVGVEMRFD; encoded by the coding sequence GTGCCCGTTCGGACACGGATCGCCGGAAAAATCGCCCTGCCCGGCTCGAAGTCGATCACCAACCGCATCCTGCTGATCGCCGCCCTCGCCGAAGGCACGAGCCATATCAGCGGCGCGCTCAAAAGCGACGACACCACCTATATGGCGCAGGCCCTGCGCCAGCTCGGCGTCACGGTCACGCAAAGCGGCGAAAGCGATTTTACGGTGGTGAGCACAGGCACGCTTAAGCCTTCGCCAGAGCCATTGTTTCTTGGCAATGCCGGAACCGCCGTGCGCTTCCTCACCGCCGCCGCCGCCCATATGGATGGCACCACCGTGCTGACCGGCGACGCGCATATGCAGAAACGGCCAATCGCGCCTTTGGTGGAGGCGCTGAACGCGGCGGGCGTGACGGCCGCGGCCCCCACAGGCTGTCCGCCGGTGACGGTGACGAGCAAGGGCGGCTTTTCCAGGCGCGCCGTTTCTGTCGATGCCAGCCTGTCGAGCCAGTATGTCTCGGCCCTGATGATGGCCGCCACCAGGGGCGATGCGCCCTTTCGTTTAAGCGTCCGTGGCGGTGACATCGGCGCGCGCGGCTATATCGATATTACGCTGGCCTGTATGCGCGCCTTCGGGGCCGAAATCACCCAGACCGAGGCCCTGGGCTGGGAAATTGCCAACACGCCTTATGCGGCGCGCGACTACCGGGTGGAACCCGACGCCAGCGCCGCCACCTATCCGTGGGGCATCAATGCCTTGCTGGGTGCAGACATCGACATCGGCATCGCCCCCGAAGCCATGATGCAGCCCGACGCCAAAGCCTATGACTATATAAAGCAATTCCCCAACCTGCCGCCCGTGATCGATGGCAGCCAGATGCAGGACGCCATCCCCACCATCGCTGTGCTGGCCGCGTTTAACCATCATCCCGTCCGCTTCGTCGGTATCGCCAACCTGCGCGTCAAGGAATGCGACCGCATCAATGCCGTGGCCACCGAACTGAACCGCATCCAGCCCGGTCTGGCGCAGGAAATCGGCGATGATCTGCTCATTACGCCCGACCGCAGCCTGATGGGTCGCAAGGTTGAGGCCGACATCCACACCTATCATGACCACCGCATCGCTATGGCCTTCGCACTGGCCGCGCTGGTCATCGATGGCCTGCGCATTCTCGATCCCGGCTGCACGGCCAAGACCTGGCCCGGCTACTGGCGCGATCTGCAAAGCGTCGGCGTAGAGATGCGTTTTGATTGA
- a CDS encoding type II toxin-antitoxin system VapC family toxin: protein MSLVLLDTHVLIWTVTQSHRIGPQTQALLERASVHSEVCISAITIWEIAMLESKARLNLDRDAEKWLETIFEQGGLSLIPLAPAISFDSTRLPGNFHNDPSDRLIVATARYLNAHLITEDAAILAYARQGHVKAVSPSL, encoded by the coding sequence ATGAGTCTTGTCCTGCTGGACACGCACGTCCTGATCTGGACCGTCACTCAGTCACACCGTATTGGCCCGCAAACACAAGCCCTGCTTGAGCGCGCATCGGTCCATAGTGAGGTCTGCATTTCGGCCATCACCATTTGGGAAATCGCCATGCTGGAATCGAAAGCGCGCCTCAATCTGGATCGGGATGCGGAAAAATGGCTTGAGACTATCTTCGAGCAAGGCGGTCTTTCGCTCATTCCTCTCGCACCCGCAATCTCCTTTGATAGCACAAGGCTTCCAGGGAATTTTCACAATGATCCCTCTGACCGACTGATCGTTGCAACGGCACGTTATCTTAACGCGCACCTTATTACTGAGGACGCAGCCATTCTGGCCTATGCGCGTCAGGGTCATGTCAAAGCTGTGAGTCCAAGCCTGTGA
- a CDS encoding phosphoribosylanthranilate isomerase, producing MQPEIKICGISTLEAAKTALNDSADFLGFIHFAKSPRHLSVEAMSALVRQVRQYRPDARLVSVVVDPDNALLHALKSEVAPDLIQLHGQETPQRVAEVAQLMAVPVIKAISLAEKADLTAADSYERVADYLLFDAKTPKGADLPGGMGLSFDWAIMRDYAGAKPWFLAGGLTAENARDAMRLSGAHRLDVSSGVESAPGVKDPALISRFLRAAKSL from the coding sequence GTGCAACCGGAAATAAAGATTTGCGGAATTTCGACGCTGGAGGCAGCCAAAACGGCCCTCAATGACAGCGCTGACTTTCTCGGCTTCATTCATTTTGCCAAAAGCCCGCGCCATTTATCCGTTGAGGCCATGTCGGCATTGGTGCGACAGGTGCGCCAGTATCGCCCGGATGCACGCCTTGTCAGCGTTGTCGTCGATCCCGATAATGCGCTGCTGCACGCCTTGAAATCCGAGGTGGCACCCGATCTGATCCAGCTCCACGGTCAGGAAACGCCGCAGCGCGTGGCCGAGGTGGCGCAACTCATGGCCGTGCCGGTCATCAAGGCGATCAGCTTGGCGGAAAAGGCCGATCTGACAGCGGCTGACTCTTACGAACGGGTGGCCGACTATCTGTTGTTTGACGCCAAAACCCCGAAAGGCGCTGATCTGCCGGGCGGCATGGGCTTAAGCTTCGACTGGGCCATCATGCGCGACTATGCCGGCGCGAAACCGTGGTTTCTGGCGGGCGGGCTGACGGCGGAAAATGCCCGCGACGCTATGCGTTTGAGTGGCGCGCACAGGCTGGATGTCTCGTCCGGCGTCGAATCGGCCCCAGGCGTCAAAGACCCGGCGTTGATTTCACGCTTTCTTCGCGCCGCAAAATCGCTATAA